Below is a genomic region from Deltaproteobacteria bacterium.
TCACGTACAAGACGATCCTCACCGTCAACAACGATGACGTCAGTCTGCGACCGGGCATGACGGCCACCGCAGAAATCACCACGGCACAGCGAGAGAACGTGCTGCTCGTGCCCAATGCCGCACTGCGGTTCACGCCGACGCTAAACAACGAGAGCAGCCACAAATCCGGCGGTGGCATCGTCGGCAGTCTGTTGCCGCACCCACCGGAACCACAAGCGAGAAGACCCGCTGCTTCTCCGGCGAAGAGCGGCGGGCAGCGGGTATGGATCGTACGCAAAGGGGAGGCCGCTGCCGTCGATGTCACCGTGGGCGTCACCGACGGGCGCTTCACCGAGGTCATAGGCGGAGGCCTTGAGCCCGGCATGCAGGTGATCACCGATGTGCTCGTCTCATCCAAATGACTGATGTCCGACCCACCACAAGAGCCGCCCCGTTGATCGAATTGAGCGGAATTGTGAAGACCTACGGCTACGGCGAGTCGACGTTCCAAGCACTACGCGGCGTGGACGTGCGGGTCGACGAGGGCGAGTTCGTTGCCATCATGGGCCCCAGCGGTTCGGGCAAGTCGACGGTGATGAATATCCTGGGCTGCTTGGATGTACCGACCTCGGGTGCCTACCGGTTCCGCGGCGTACACGTCGAAATGCTCTCGCGTGATCAGCGCGCCTTGCTGCGCCGCCACTATCTCGGCTTCGTGTTCCAGGGCTTCAATCTGCTCGCGCGCACGTCAGCCATCGAGAACGTCGAGCTGCCGCTGCTCTATCGTGGCGAAGCGGCGGCCACACGTCATGCGGCAGCGCGCGTGGCACTGGCATCCGTGGGCCTGCATGGATGGGAGGGTCACTCCGCTGTGGAGCTCTCGGGCGGCCAGCAGCAGCGGGTTGCGATCGCGCGCGCCATCGTCACCAAGCCGACCCTTCTGCTTGCCGACGAGCCCACCGGAAATCTCGACACCCAACGCAGCCGTGAGATCATGGAGTTGCTGACGGTCCTCAATCGTGACCAGGGCATCAGCGTCGTGATGGTGACCCACGACCCTGACATGGCGGCGTTCGCCAGCCGCATCGTCCACTTCGTCGATGGCTGCATCCAACGCGTCGAGCACAAGCGGGAGGTTCGGTGATGCTCTGGAGTATCGTCGTGCTGGCGGTGCGGGCGATCCGCCGCAACCTGATGCGCGCCTTCCTCACCGTCCTGGGTATCGTCATCGGCGTCTCCGCCGTCGTCAGCATGGTGACGCTCGGTAACGGGGCCACCCGCGCCGTATCGGATCAGATCTCCAGCCTGGGAAGCAACCTCCTGATGGTCAGCCCGGGGCAACGGCTAGGCCCGGGGCGAGACACGGCTGGCGCGCCGGCCTTCAAGGTGGCCGACGCGACAGCCATCGAGGCCCAAATCAGTGGTCTCAAGGCCGTCGCACCTAGCGTGAGCACCAGCGTGACCGCGGTGCACATGGCGAAGAATTGGTCCACCAGTGTGATCGGCACCACCGCCGCATACGTCCAGATCGGCAACTGGAGGCTCGCCGACGGCCGTATCTTCAACGAGGCCGAGGAGAAGGCCGGCAAGGCGGTGTGCGTGATCGGCGACACCGTGCGGCGGGAGCTCTATGGCAGACAGAACCCCGTCGGCGGCGAGTTGCGCATCAAGCAGTTTTCCTGCGCGATCGTCGGGCTGCTGCAGGCGAAGGGGCAGTCGTCAATGGGGATGGACCAGGACAACACGGTGATCATGCCGGTGCGTACGGTGCACCGCAGGCTGACCGGCAACCAGGACGTCGGCACGCTGTTGGTCTCGCTGAAGGACGGGGAGTCGAGCAACAAGGTCAAGACCCAGATCGAGCGGCTGATGCGCGAGCGCCGCAGAATCGCCGACAACGAAGATGACAATTTCAACGTGCTCGATACGAGGCAGATCGCGGAGGCGCTCTCCGGCACGACCCGTATCATGACGATGCTGTTGGGAGCAGTGGCCGCCGTGAGTTTGCTGGTCGGCGGAATCGGCATCATGAACATCATGCTGGTATCTGTAACCGAGCGCACGCGGGAGATCGGCATCCGCCTCGCCATTGGGGCGCTCGAGCGGGAAGTGTTGTTGCAGTTTCTCGTCGAGGCCGTCGTGCTCTCCGCGTTCGGCGGTCTCGTCGGCATTGTTCTGGCCACGCTTGCATCCGTGGGACTCGCCCGCGTGATCCAAGTTCCCTATCTCTTCAACCCGCAAATCAACCTGGTCGCATTCCTGTTTTCAGCCGCGATCGGCGTGATCTTTGGTTTCTTCCCGGCACGCCGCGCGGCACAACTCGATCCGATCGAGGCGTTGCGGCACGAGTAGCGGGTCTCGTTCTTCAGTGTCGGTCTGAAGCCGTGCAGCCTGACTTCGTCCACTGGTCGTTAGCCGTGGCCCCGGTCGGCGCCAAGGTCACCACGCGCACGTTGCCCGGGCTGGTGCCGTCGTGGATGTCCAGATCGTCGGCGATCAACACCGCCTGTCCGGAGGCCATTAAGGCCACGTGGTTGCACGATGCCGTCATGGTGCTGGCGCAGCTCAGGGTTTCTAGCGCGGCGCCCCCATTACTGTACAGCGTTGTTGCCGTCGCCGACCACTGTGCGCCGGCCACGTCCGCGCGCGTCTCGATGCGGTACCAAGTATCGGCCGTAAGCTGAACCGTGCCGGTGGCGCAGTGTGGAGGCGTGCTGTGCCGTCGCTTTTCACGCACCGCAGCGCCGCACGCGCTGGTGCCACCCGGGCTGGCTGATGCGGAGCGCGCGCAAGAACGCCGGCATGGACGGGCAGGATCTGGATTGAGCGCCCGGCCCTTGCACCTGCCTGATCGTTATCGTATAAAAATCGTATGTCGAAGCAGGCGATATCGGTAACGCTCGCGGCCGACAATCTGTTGTGGGTCCGAGGGCAGGCGCATGCGCGCGGCGCGGGCAGCGTCAGCTCGGTGATCGATCGGCTGATCTCCGCGGCGCGGGCCGGCGGGCACGTCCACGACGACAGCATTCGCTCGGTGAAGGGCACCGTGCACATTGCCGAGACCGACCCCGCCCTGCACGGTGCCGACGCGGCGATTGGTGCGCTGTTCCCCGGTGCGCTGGTCTCTGAGGCATCGGCCCGATACCGGCGCAGCGCCAAGTCGTCCCCACGGTCGAAACCGTCCGGACGCAAGCGGTGATGCTGAAAGCCGCGGTCGCCGATACCCACGCCCTCATCTTTCACGCGAGCGGCAGCCGCCACCTCGGTCGGCGGGCGGCCGCCGTCTTCGCGGCGGCGGAGCAACGCGCGGCCGTGGTGTACATCCCGGTCGCCGTGATGTGGGAATGCGCGCTGCTCGCCCGCGTCGGCCGGGTTGATTTTCAACGCTCAGTGCGGACGTTTTTCGATGACCTCTTCAGCAACCCGGCGTATCAGCCGATCGACTTGACCCCCGAGCAGGTGTGCCTCGCGGATGAGCGGCGCCCGAACAATGACCCGTTCGACGCACTCATCTGCGCGGCAGCGCATCAGCTCGACCTGCCCCTGCTGACTCGAGACGAAGCGATCCACGAGTCGAGGCTGGTTCGGGTTGTCTGGTAGCCTGTTGGCGACGCGCCCCCGCGACGATCGTATGTCGGTCAACCTTTCTTGCGTCGCAGCTCCGCAGGTGTAGCAACGGCCGCGGCACTGGCGAGATCCGCGATCTCGTCGGGCCGATAGCCCAATTCCCCGAGGATCTCCTCGGTGTGCTGCCCGTGCAGCGGCGGGCTGAGTCGTACGCTACCGGGCGTGCCGTGGAAGTGAATCGGTACGCCGGTGACGCGGATGGGTCCGAGCTTGCGGTGCTCCGTGGTCACGATCATCCGATTGTGGAGGATCTGCGGGTCCTCGACCGCTTCGGGAATTTCGTTGACGGGCGCCGTCAACACGTCCGCCGCGATCAGCCGCTCGACTAACTCGGCGCAGGTAAAGTCCTGGCAGCGCGCCTCGATCAGGCGGTCGAGTTCGTCCTGATTGCGCAGCCGGCTGTCGATGTCGTGGAAGCGCGGCTCATCGGCCCACGCGACGTCCAGCGCGCCGCAGAGGTTGCGAAAGAACTTCTCGGAGGGGCAGGTGATCACCGCCCGCTTGCCGTCCTTGCAGGTGTAAATCCCCGAGGGCGCGAAGTATTGGCTGCGGTTGCCGGTTCGTGGCGTGACTTCGCCGGTGAGCAGATACGGCGCCAGGCCGGTGCACTGCGCGTGCATGAGCGCGTCGAGCAGCGAGACGTCGATGCGTTGGCCCGCGCCCGTTTGCGCGCGTGCGTGCAAGGCCGTCAGCGCCGCGGTACTCACCAGCAGTGAGGTCATCACATCCACCACCGGGATGCCCATCCGCACCGGCGCGCCGTCCGGCTGGCCGTTCAGGACCAGCACCCCGGCGTAGCCCTGGGCCAAGAAATCAATCCCGGGGCGGCCGGCGTAGGGTCCATCGGCTCCGAATGCCGTCACGCCGATCCAGATGATGTCGGGGCGATGCCGGCACACCTGCTCGTAGCTGCTCCCGAGCTTGGACAGCGCGGGCTCGCGGACGTTGGTAATCAGCACGTCGGTGGTCTTCAGCAGTCGGGCGAAGACTTCCTGCGCCCCTGGCCGGCGCAGATCGAGAACCAGGTCGCGCTTGTTGCGGTTGAGGCTGAGGAACGGCGAGTGCTCGCCCTGGCGCTCGGGCCCGAGGTTGCGGCTGTCATCGCCGATGAACGACTCGACCTTGATGACATCGGCCCCGAGATCCCCGAGCAGCGTCGCCCCGTACGGCCCCGCCAGCATGGTAGCCATGTCGAGGACGCGAATGCCGGCGAGGGGGCCGGGGGAGGAGTGCGGCTGCGGGCTCATGCCAGGCAGCCGGAATAGTGTCCCCTCTCCCCCTTGGGGGAGAGGGTCAGGGTGAGGGGGTCGGTCGCGCTTGCCGAAGCCCTCACCCCAACCCTCTCCCAGAGGGAGAGGGAGATCCGGCGGCAGCACGCGAATCCCGTCTTGCAGCGAATCCGCGACTTGCAATCCGACATCCGCAATTTCACGGAATCACTCCCTGTTCCTTGAACTCCCCGACTTGCTCCCACGAGTAGCCGAGCGTCTCGGTGAGAATCAGCTCCGTGTGCTGGCCCAATTCCGGGCCCAGGCCCCAGACGGAGCCGGGGGTCTTGCTGAGCCCGATCGGGAGGCCGCGGATCTTCACCTGGCGCTGCACTTCTTCGCAGTACGTCTCCAGGAAGTAATCGTTGGCCCACGCCTGTGGGTCCTCGGCGAGATCGGCGAGGTTGTTGATGGGGCTGGCGACGATGCCGAGCGATCGCCAGCGCTCCATCCATTCGCCGGCGCTCCGACGCTTGATGGCTTTGTCGAGGCGCGTGACAAGGGCCTTGGCGTTGCGGCGGCGCTTCTGCACGCTGTCGAAGCGCGCCTCGCTGGCGAGGCCGGCGTCATCTAGACTCTGGCAGAGGCGGGACCAGTTCTCGTCGGTGTTGGCCAAGCAGAGGAAGACCCACTTGTCTTTCGCCGGGTAGCGGTTCCGCAGCGGATTTTCGGTCGCCTTGCGGGGCTGCTGCTTGGAGTACTGTTCGCTGCCCGTCGCGAGATACGCTTGCAGCGTCGGCGCAGTGAGGAACAACTGCGCGCCGTAGAGCGAGGCGTCGAGCATCTGGCCTTTGCCGGTGCGGTTGCGATGATACAGCGCCAGCATGATGCCGAGCGCGGACATCAGGCCGCCGTAGGCATCGCCCGAGCCCATGCCGAGATAGATCGGCGGCTGCGCCGGCTCGCCGAGACGCGCCATCAAACCGGTGAGCGCCTGCACGGTCATGTCGAACGACGGCTTGTTCACCGCGCCGAAGCGGCCGTAGCCGGTGTTGGTGGCGTACACCAGACGCGGGTTGATCGCGCTGAGCTTGTCGTAGCCGAGCTGCCAGCTCTCCAGCAGCTCGACGCCCATGTTGGAGAGAAACACGTCGGACTTCTCGACTAGGCGGTACATGATCTCGCGGCCCGCCGGCTTCTTGAGATCGAGCGCGATGCTCTTCTTGTTCCGATTGATCACTAGGAAGTACTGATTCCAGTCGCCGACGGGCAGCGCCTTGATGCTGCGCACGCCGCGGCCCTGATCGCCGCCCTGGGGGCGCTAGCCCTAGCTCTCCTCGTCGCCGACTTCGTCGTGATGCTGCGCCGCCACCGGCCCCTGAAACCAGACCGTCAGGTCGATGACTCGGATGCCTTCAAGTGCGGCTGCCACGCGCGTACCTCTCCGTCCGTTGGCTTAGACAATGACTCCGCCCGCGGCCAGCTCGCCGATGCGGTCTTCCGAGTACCCCAGTAGCTCGTGCAGGATCTCGGCCGAGTGCTGGCCGAGGCAGGGCGCGGTGCGGCTGAGCCGGCCTGGGGTCTCGCTCATGAAGATCGGGAAGCCGAGGGTCTTGATGCGGCCGACACCGGGGCGGTCGAGTTCGAGGATGTAACGGTTGCGCAACGCCTGCGGATCGTTGGCCGGATAGTCGAACTCCTCGATCACGTCGGCCGATAGCTGGCGTTGGGTCAGCTCGCGTTTCCAGTGCTCGGCGGGTTGCTGGCGAAACTTGTCTTCGAGCACCCGGATGAGTTCCAGGCGGTTTTCGCCGCAGCGTTTCTCGTGGCTATTGAAGCGCGGATCGTTTTGATCCAAGCCCATCATGGCAGAGAAGCCGGGCCACCACCGATCCGTGTCGGGCATGGTGACGCACACCCAGCGGCCATCCTGCGACGGGTACAGGATGCCGCTCATTGGGTTGCCGGCATCCATCCGCGCGACAGGGTGCAGGAAGCGCTCGCCGCCCATCGCCAGGAACGCTTGCACGTCGAGGCTGGCGCCGTAGATGTTGCCGGCGAACAGCGAGACGTCCACCTCCTGCCCTTCGCCGGTGGCTTGGCGATGGTGCAGGGCCAGCGAAACGCCGAAGGCGATCATCACGGCAGTGTACATCTGGCCGGCACCCGCGTAGACGGGCGGCTGGCCGGGCTGCGGCATGATGGGCATCATCCCCGTGCGCGCGGCGGCCAACTCATCGAGCGCCGGTAGATCGCGGTCCGGGCCTTTGGGTCCGAAGCCCGAGGCATGGGCGAAGATGATGTCAGGCTTTAGTGCGCAGAGACTGGCGTAGTCGAGTTGTCGCTGCTCGATACGGACCCGCGGCCAGTCGGTGACGAACACGTCGGCCTTGCGAATCAGCTCGCGCAGAATCGCACGTCCGGCATCGTCGTCGAGATTGAGAGCAAGGCCGAGCTTGTTGCGCTGCGCGAGTTCGGCCTGGTAGTCCCACGGCACCGACGGGTCGTTGGGCTGCCGTCCGTGGGCGTCCGGCAGGTTTTCGATTTTGATGACCGTCGCGCCGAAGTCGGCGAGCAGCGCCGTCCCGATCGACGACCAGAACTCCGTCGTCAGATCGAGGACGACCACGTTGTCGAGCGCCTTGCTCATGATGGAGAACTCTCACCACAGAGGGCGCAGAGGCACGCAGAGGTTTTCTGACAAAGGCTCCTGGGTGTTCATCCGCATCTCTGCGTCCCTCAGCGTCCTCGGCGGTGAGTCCGGCTTGTTACTTCGACCATTCCCGAATCACATCCGGTGTCTTGTCGACGAACTCCTGCTCATTCGGCAACGGCTTGCCGAGCCATTTCCGATAGAACGTATCCAAATCCGGCAGGAACTCGAAGTCGGGCGGCGTGCCACGCGGCACCGACTCGACTTCGAGCTGGGTACCGCAACCGGGGCAGTAGTATTCGCGGATCTGGACCCACGACGGATCGGGCTGTTGGCTGCCGCGATAGACCTCGGCGAGCGCCTCGGCGGAGTCGCGGACGTGGATCAGGGCATACAGCTTCCAGTTCACCCGGTAGTCGCCGAACTCGTGCCCGCAGCGGCACTTCACGACGCGGTCGGCGCCCTTCTGCACGATAAACAGCGCCGGGGTCAGCGGCAGCAGGATGCGCTCCGGCCACGGCACGCGGCGCTGCAGGATATCGACCCACTGCTCGAATCGCCCGGTGTCCTTGGCCTCCTTCATGATCTCTTGCACCCGAGGCCATGGCAGTTTCCCGTCTACCAGCTGCTCTATCTCGCGAACATCGTATTCAGGCATCGTCGGCTCCAACGGTTATGGTCTAGAAGGCGAAATCGTCAGGGAGATTCCAGAACGCCCGCAGTTCCTTGCCATAATCCGGCGACAACTCCATCGAGCCGCGCCACATGTCGAGCACCGCGGCGTCCATGTTCTCCTTGGCGAGAATTCGCTCGCGCTCCTGCTGCCACCACTGGCGGAACGGAACGCCGCGCGTCTTGCGGGCCTGGCGGATCTCGTCGCGCTTGCGGGCGGTGGCGGCTTCGTCAACGGTCCACTCTTTCGTCTTCTCGTCACGCTGGGCCACCACGCCGTGCACGCCGGCGGCTACCCAGTCGCGCGTCCAGCCGGCGTCGAGGTCGGCCTTCACGCGCGCCGGATCACGTTCGATCGGATCGCCCTGGGCTTGGGCGCCGGAGATCGGGTGAATGATGAGGTCGTACTCGTGCAGCTGGTGCGGCGTGACGAACGGCGCTACCGCGTTGGTCTCCATAATCTCGGCCTTGACGTTCTGGGCGAGATTCGGATGCACCGGGTCGCCGCGCTCGTGCACCAGCGGTTTGTGCTGCTCGATGAGCGCCTTCATGTTCGTGCCGCTGGCGTAGCTGGCAC
It encodes:
- a CDS encoding ABC transporter ATP-binding protein — encoded protein: MIELSGIVKTYGYGESTFQALRGVDVRVDEGEFVAIMGPSGSGKSTVMNILGCLDVPTSGAYRFRGVHVEMLSRDQRALLRRHYLGFVFQGFNLLARTSAIENVELPLLYRGEAAATRHAAARVALASVGLHGWEGHSAVELSGGQQQRVAIARAIVTKPTLLLADEPTGNLDTQRSREIMELLTVLNRDQGISVVMVTHDPDMAAFASRIVHFVDGCIQRVEHKREVR
- a CDS encoding CoA transferase, giving the protein MSKALDNVVVLDLTTEFWSSIGTALLADFGATVIKIENLPDAHGRQPNDPSVPWDYQAELAQRNKLGLALNLDDDAGRAILRELIRKADVFVTDWPRVRIEQRQLDYASLCALKPDIIFAHASGFGPKGPDRDLPALDELAAARTGMMPIMPQPGQPPVYAGAGQMYTAVMIAFGVSLALHHRQATGEGQEVDVSLFAGNIYGASLDVQAFLAMGGERFLHPVARMDAGNPMSGILYPSQDGRWVCVTMPDTDRWWPGFSAMMGLDQNDPRFNSHEKRCGENRLELIRVLEDKFRQQPAEHWKRELTQRQLSADVIEEFDYPANDPQALRNRYILELDRPGVGRIKTLGFPIFMSETPGRLSRTAPCLGQHSAEILHELLGYSEDRIGELAAGGVIV
- a CDS encoding ABC transporter permease; translated protein: MLWSIVVLAVRAIRRNLMRAFLTVLGIVIGVSAVVSMVTLGNGATRAVSDQISSLGSNLLMVSPGQRLGPGRDTAGAPAFKVADATAIEAQISGLKAVAPSVSTSVTAVHMAKNWSTSVIGTTAAYVQIGNWRLADGRIFNEAEEKAGKAVCVIGDTVRRELYGRQNPVGGELRIKQFSCAIVGLLQAKGQSSMGMDQDNTVIMPVRTVHRRLTGNQDVGTLLVSLKDGESSNKVKTQIERLMRERRRIADNEDDNFNVLDTRQIAEALSGTTRIMTMLLGAVAAVSLLVGGIGIMNIMLVSVTERTREIGIRLAIGALEREVLLQFLVEAVVLSAFGGLVGIVLATLASVGLARVIQVPYLFNPQINLVAFLFSAAIGVIFGFFPARRAAQLDPIEALRHE
- a CDS encoding acetone carboxylase subunit gamma — protein: MPEYDVREIEQLVDGKLPWPRVQEIMKEAKDTGRFEQWVDILQRRVPWPERILLPLTPALFIVQKGADRVVKCRCGHEFGDYRVNWKLYALIHVRDSAEALAEVYRGSQQPDPSWVQIREYYCPGCGTQLEVESVPRGTPPDFEFLPDLDTFYRKWLGKPLPNEQEFVDKTPDVIREWSK
- a CDS encoding CoA transferase — its product is MRSIKALPVGDWNQYFLVINRNKKSIALDLKKPAGREIMYRLVEKSDVFLSNMGVELLESWQLGYDKLSAINPRLVYATNTGYGRFGAVNKPSFDMTVQALTGLMARLGEPAQPPIYLGMGSGDAYGGLMSALGIMLALYHRNRTGKGQMLDASLYGAQLFLTAPTLQAYLATGSEQYSKQQPRKATENPLRNRYPAKDKWVFLCLANTDENWSRLCQSLDDAGLASEARFDSVQKRRRNAKALVTRLDKAIKRRSAGEWMERWRSLGIVASPINNLADLAEDPQAWANDYFLETYCEEVQRQVKIRGLPIGLSKTPGSVWGLGPELGQHTELILTETLGYSWEQVGEFKEQGVIP
- a CDS encoding CoA transferase; its protein translation is MSPQPHSSPGPLAGIRVLDMATMLAGPYGATLLGDLGADVIKVESFIGDDSRNLGPERQGEHSPFLSLNRNKRDLVLDLRRPGAQEVFARLLKTTDVLITNVREPALSKLGSSYEQVCRHRPDIIWIGVTAFGADGPYAGRPGIDFLAQGYAGVLVLNGQPDGAPVRMGIPVVDVMTSLLVSTAALTALHARAQTGAGQRIDVSLLDALMHAQCTGLAPYLLTGEVTPRTGNRSQYFAPSGIYTCKDGKRAVITCPSEKFFRNLCGALDVAWADEPRFHDIDSRLRNQDELDRLIEARCQDFTCAELVERLIAADVLTAPVNEIPEAVEDPQILHNRMIVTTEHRKLGPIRVTGVPIHFHGTPGSVRLSPPLHGQHTEEILGELGYRPDEIADLASAAAVATPAELRRKKG
- a CDS encoding type II toxin-antitoxin system VapC family toxin, translated to MLKAAVADTHALIFHASGSRHLGRRAAAVFAAAEQRAAVVYIPVAVMWECALLARVGRVDFQRSVRTFFDDLFSNPAYQPIDLTPEQVCLADERRPNNDPFDALICAAAHQLDLPLLTRDEAIHESRLVRVVW